A stretch of the Veillonella parvula DSM 2008 genome encodes the following:
- a CDS encoding acetyl-CoA hydrolase/transferase family protein → MVIDIKDRVKNVDLQGKIVTAYDAAQLINPNDKVGISGFTPSGYAKVVPLALAERMEKEPFKIDLWTGASVGDEADGALTRANGINRRFPYQTNKDMRKALNGGDVKYIDMHLSTMAQNIRYGFFGDLDVAIIEVCQINEDGSLVPTTSVGNSPTFVSQAKKVIVEVNVSQPLSLVGMHDIYEPLDPPHRKPIPLEQAGDRIGTEAIPCDPSKIIAVVPSDVPDTTRPLAAIDDDAKAMSQHLIKFFEQEIAEGRLPKNLLPLQSGVGSVANAVISGLAQGPFTDLSIYTEVIQDGMFDLIDAGKVTVCSGTALSPSPDGLKRFYANIDEYRKKIILRPQEISNNPGIARRIGVIAMNTAIEFDIFGNVNSTHIMGSKMMNGVGGSGDFARSAYLTIFCTNSVAKNGDISSIVPYVSHVDHPEHDTMIFCTEQGVADCRGLSPVERARLIIEKCAHPDYKPMLTEYLEKALAATKNAHTPMLLDEALSWHKRFTETGSMKK, encoded by the coding sequence ATGGTGATAGACATCAAAGACCGCGTAAAAAATGTGGACCTGCAAGGTAAAATTGTCACTGCTTATGATGCAGCTCAGTTGATTAACCCTAATGATAAAGTTGGTATTTCCGGCTTTACACCATCGGGTTATGCAAAAGTTGTGCCATTGGCATTGGCAGAAAGAATGGAAAAAGAACCATTCAAAATTGATTTGTGGACAGGTGCTTCCGTAGGTGATGAAGCTGATGGTGCGTTAACTCGTGCTAATGGTATTAATCGCCGCTTTCCATATCAAACCAATAAAGATATGAGAAAGGCTTTAAATGGTGGAGATGTTAAATACATCGATATGCATTTAAGCACAATGGCACAAAATATTCGTTATGGATTTTTCGGGGATTTAGATGTAGCAATTATTGAAGTATGTCAAATCAACGAAGATGGTTCTTTAGTACCGACTACTTCTGTTGGTAATTCTCCAACATTTGTTAGTCAAGCTAAAAAGGTTATCGTAGAGGTAAATGTATCTCAACCATTATCTTTAGTTGGTATGCATGATATCTATGAACCGTTGGATCCACCACATCGTAAACCAATTCCGTTGGAACAGGCCGGCGATCGTATCGGTACAGAAGCAATACCTTGTGATCCTAGCAAAATCATTGCTGTGGTTCCAAGTGATGTACCTGATACAACAAGACCTTTAGCTGCTATTGATGATGATGCAAAGGCAATGAGTCAACATCTTATCAAATTCTTTGAACAAGAAATTGCAGAAGGTCGTTTGCCTAAAAACTTGCTTCCATTGCAATCCGGCGTGGGCTCTGTAGCAAATGCGGTAATCAGTGGCTTGGCTCAAGGGCCTTTCACAGATTTATCTATTTATACAGAAGTAATTCAAGACGGTATGTTTGACTTAATCGATGCTGGTAAAGTAACTGTATGTTCCGGTACTGCATTGAGTCCCTCTCCAGATGGATTGAAACGTTTCTATGCGAATATTGATGAATATCGTAAAAAAATAATTCTTCGTCCGCAAGAAATTTCCAATAACCCTGGTATTGCTCGTCGTATTGGTGTCATTGCCATGAATACCGCTATCGAATTTGATATTTTTGGCAATGTAAATTCTACTCATATTATGGGTAGCAAAATGATGAATGGTGTTGGTGGTTCTGGTGATTTTGCACGTAGTGCATATCTCACTATCTTCTGTACTAACTCCGTTGCTAAAAATGGCGACATCAGTTCTATCGTTCCATATGTATCCCATGTGGATCATCCAGAACATGACACTATGATTTTCTGTACAGAACAAGGTGTTGCTGACTGTCGTGGTTTAAGTCCAGTGGAAAGAGCTCGTTTGATTATTGAAAAATGTGCTCACCCAGACTACAAACCTATGTTAACTGAATACCTAGAAAAAGCATTAGCTGCAACAAAGAATGCCCATACACCAATGTTGCTTGATGAAGCTCTTTCTTGGCATAAACGCTTCACAGAAACTGGAAGCATGAAAAAATAA
- the meaB gene encoding methylmalonyl Co-A mutase-associated GTPase MeaB yields MDLVKGLFEGSRLALARSITAVENEYDNAIDIMKAIYPKTGNARILGITGAPGAGKSTLTDKVVKHYLDQGKKIGIVAIDPTSPFSGGAILGDRIRMNDLTLNENVFIRSMGTRGSLGGLSKKTADVVKLMDAFGMDLVIIETVGVGQSEVDIVKNADTTLVVLVPGLGDDIQAIKAGILEIGDVFAINKADRDGCDRLNVEIEMMLDLDSREVKWRPPIKRTIASKDQGVDELIDALDEHFEYLEDSGELESRRAERTRDEIIAMINEQIGRYVADKIVTSDEFNSQVAAVNERESDPYTVVNGVMTSVLK; encoded by the coding sequence ATGGATTTAGTTAAAGGCCTTTTTGAAGGTTCTAGACTAGCCTTAGCACGGTCCATAACAGCTGTAGAAAACGAGTATGATAATGCCATCGATATTATGAAGGCAATTTACCCTAAAACGGGGAACGCACGTATTCTCGGTATTACAGGGGCCCCTGGTGCTGGTAAAAGTACTTTGACCGATAAGGTGGTTAAACATTATTTAGATCAAGGTAAAAAAATCGGCATCGTTGCCATCGACCCAACTAGCCCATTCTCTGGAGGTGCTATCTTGGGGGACCGTATTCGAATGAATGATTTAACATTAAATGAAAATGTATTCATTCGAAGCATGGGCACGCGTGGTAGTCTTGGTGGATTATCTAAAAAGACTGCAGACGTTGTAAAACTCATGGATGCCTTTGGCATGGATTTAGTAATTATTGAAACTGTAGGCGTAGGTCAATCTGAAGTAGATATTGTAAAAAATGCTGATACTACATTGGTTGTACTGGTTCCTGGTCTCGGTGATGATATCCAAGCTATCAAGGCGGGTATTCTTGAAATTGGCGATGTATTTGCTATCAACAAAGCTGACCGAGATGGTTGCGATCGTTTGAATGTAGAAATTGAAATGATGCTTGACCTAGATTCTCGTGAAGTAAAATGGCGCCCACCAATTAAGCGCACAATTGCTAGTAAAGACCAAGGCGTAGATGAACTTATCGACGCTTTAGATGAACATTTTGAGTATCTTGAAGATTCTGGTGAATTGGAATCTCGTCGGGCAGAACGTACTCGTGATGAAATCATCGCAATGATTAATGAACAAATTGGTCGTTATGTAGCTGATAAAATTGTTACAAGCGACGAATTTAATAGCCAAGTGGCAGCTGTTAATGAACGCGAAAGCGATCCATATACAGTTGTTAATGGCGTAATGACAAGCGTGCTAAAGTAG
- the mmdD gene encoding methylmalonyl-CoA decarboxylase subunit delta, whose product MEGQAVTTNPWLIMAINMTVVFAVLIALGILMEIVHLIDPTKKKKEAPAATAPVATPTATPVAPANASAQNEDEVVAAIVGAIVAMGYSSEQIASIRPTATSAKWRLEGRLSGRG is encoded by the coding sequence ATGGAAGGACAAGCAGTTACTACCAATCCTTGGTTAATCATGGCGATTAATATGACAGTTGTATTTGCTGTATTGATAGCTTTAGGTATTCTTATGGAAATCGTACATTTAATCGATCCTACTAAGAAGAAAAAAGAAGCACCAGCAGCAACTGCTCCTGTTGCTACTCCAACAGCTACTCCTGTAGCGCCAGCAAATGCATCTGCTCAAAATGAGGATGAAGTAGTAGCAGCTATCGTAGGTGCCATTGTGGCGATGGGGTACTCATCTGAACAAATTGCATCTATTCGACCTACAGCAACCAGTGCTAAATGGCGCTTGGAAGGTCGCTTAAGCGGTAGAGGTTAA
- the mce gene encoding methylmalonyl-CoA epimerase — MAFKVLQVDHIGIGVNDLAATKEFYKNALGIEHLPEDEIVEEQKVKVSFFPCGDAELEFLETTTPDGPIGKFIEKNGGRDGIQHVALRVDNIENAIADLMAKGVRMIDEKPRYGAGGSSIAFLHPKATGGVLLELCQRMK, encoded by the coding sequence ATGGCTTTTAAAGTATTACAAGTGGATCACATCGGTATTGGTGTTAATGATTTAGCGGCAACTAAAGAATTCTATAAAAATGCATTAGGCATTGAACATCTTCCTGAAGACGAAATCGTAGAAGAACAAAAGGTAAAAGTATCCTTCTTCCCTTGTGGTGATGCTGAACTTGAATTCTTAGAAACTACAACTCCAGATGGCCCTATTGGTAAATTTATCGAGAAAAATGGCGGTCGTGATGGTATCCAACACGTTGCATTGCGCGTTGATAATATTGAAAATGCTATTGCTGATTTGATGGCTAAAGGCGTTCGTATGATTGACGAAAAACCTCGTTATGGTGCAGGCGGCTCCTCAATTGCTTTCTTACATCCAAAAGCAACTGGCGGTGTTTTGCTTGAATTATGTCAACGTATGAAATAA
- a CDS encoding cobalamin B12-binding domain-containing protein, which yields MAEKRIRVIVAKPGLDGHDRGAKVVARALRDAGFEVIYTGLRQTPEQIVEAALSEDVNVVALSLLSGAHNTLFPKIVELLKEKGMGDVLVIGGGVIPDADIPGLKKAGVAAVFTPGTPTSDIVNFIKENVK from the coding sequence ATGGCAGAAAAACGTATTAGAGTAATTGTAGCAAAACCAGGTCTTGATGGTCATGACCGTGGTGCAAAAGTAGTAGCACGCGCACTTCGCGATGCTGGTTTCGAAGTAATCTACACTGGTCTTCGTCAAACACCAGAACAAATCGTTGAAGCAGCGCTTTCTGAAGACGTTAATGTAGTTGCATTATCTCTTCTTTCCGGTGCTCACAATACATTGTTCCCTAAAATTGTTGAACTTTTGAAAGAAAAAGGCATGGGGGATGTTCTTGTAATCGGTGGTGGCGTTATTCCTGACGCTGATATCCCTGGCTTGAAAAAAGCTGGCGTAGCGGCAGTATTCACACCTGGCACACCAACTAGCGATATCGTTAACTTTATTAAAGAAAACGTAAAATAA
- a CDS encoding acyl-CoA mutase large subunit family protein, whose amino-acid sequence MAYENLKAQIAEYNKLCDEKCAKTPERQNLKYNRVYTPVDIEGFDYERDLGMPGEFPYTRGVQPTMYRGRFWTMRMYAGFATAEESNKRYRYLIESGATGLSCAFDLPTQIGYDSDDVMAEGEVGKVGVAIDSLADMEILFDGIDLGKVSTSMTINAPASVLLAMYIAVAEKQGVPSTELKGTIQNDILKEYAARGTYIFPPKPSMRLITNIFEYCSQYVPKWNTISISGYHIREAGSTAAQEIAFTIADGIAYVEAALKAGLDVDTFAGRLSFFWNAHNNVLEEVAKFRASRRLWATIMKERFGAKKPKSMMLRVHTQTAGSMLTAQQVDNNIVRVALQTAAAVMGGTQSLHTNSRDEALALPTEASVQVALRTQQIVAYESGLADVVDPLGGSYYVEAMTNAIYDEAMAYIKKIDEMGGAVVAIEKGYIQKEIQESAYKWQMEVESGLRTIVGVNKFQVEEEAPKDLLRVDASVGANQSKKTQAVRANRDQAAVDKALADLKAGAADESVNLMPLILAAVKTYATLGEICNVLREVFGEYEAHSTL is encoded by the coding sequence ATGGCTTACGAAAACTTAAAAGCCCAAATTGCTGAGTACAACAAACTTTGTGACGAAAAATGCGCAAAAACTCCAGAACGTCAAAACTTAAAATACAACCGTGTGTATACACCAGTTGATATTGAAGGCTTTGACTATGAACGCGATTTGGGAATGCCTGGCGAATTCCCTTATACTCGTGGCGTACAACCTACTATGTACCGTGGTCGTTTCTGGACAATGCGTATGTATGCAGGCTTCGCTACAGCTGAAGAATCTAACAAACGTTACCGCTACCTAATCGAATCTGGTGCAACAGGCTTGTCCTGTGCATTCGATTTGCCAACTCAAATCGGTTATGACTCTGATGATGTTATGGCTGAAGGCGAAGTTGGTAAAGTAGGTGTAGCGATTGACTCTTTGGCAGATATGGAAATCTTGTTCGATGGCATCGACCTTGGCAAAGTATCCACTTCCATGACAATCAACGCTCCAGCATCCGTTTTGTTGGCAATGTATATCGCAGTAGCTGAAAAACAAGGTGTACCTTCCACAGAATTGAAAGGTACTATTCAAAATGATATTTTGAAAGAATATGCAGCTCGTGGTACTTACATTTTCCCTCCAAAACCATCTATGCGTTTGATCACTAATATCTTCGAATATTGTTCTCAATACGTTCCAAAATGGAATACAATTTCTATTTCCGGTTACCACATCCGTGAAGCAGGTTCCACAGCAGCACAAGAAATCGCATTCACAATTGCTGATGGTATCGCATACGTAGAAGCAGCTTTGAAAGCTGGTCTTGATGTTGATACATTTGCTGGTCGTCTTTCCTTCTTCTGGAATGCTCATAATAATGTACTTGAAGAAGTTGCTAAATTCCGCGCATCTCGTCGCTTATGGGCAACAATCATGAAAGAACGTTTTGGTGCTAAAAAACCAAAATCCATGATGCTTCGTGTACATACTCAAACAGCTGGCTCCATGTTGACTGCACAACAAGTTGATAACAACATTGTTCGTGTTGCTCTTCAAACTGCAGCTGCTGTAATGGGCGGTACTCAATCCTTACATACAAACTCTCGTGACGAAGCTTTGGCTCTTCCTACAGAAGCATCTGTACAAGTAGCTCTTCGTACTCAACAAATCGTGGCTTACGAATCTGGTTTGGCTGACGTAGTTGACCCATTGGGCGGCTCCTACTATGTTGAAGCTATGACTAACGCTATCTATGACGAAGCTATGGCATACATCAAGAAAATTGATGAAATGGGCGGCGCTGTAGTAGCAATCGAAAAAGGCTACATCCAAAAAGAAATTCAAGAATCCGCTTACAAATGGCAAATGGAAGTTGAATCTGGCTTGCGCACAATCGTTGGCGTAAACAAATTCCAAGTTGAAGAAGAAGCTCCAAAAGACTTGCTTCGCGTAGACGCTTCCGTAGGTGCTAACCAATCTAAGAAAACTCAAGCAGTTCGTGCTAACCGCGATCAAGCCGCAGTTGATAAAGCCTTAGCTGATTTGAAAGCTGGCGCAGCTGACGAATCTGTTAACTTGATGCCATTAATTCTTGCAGCAGTTAAAACATATGCTACTTTGGGTGAAATTTGTAATGTATTGCGCGAAGTATTCGGTGAATACGAAGCTCATTCTACATTATAA
- a CDS encoding bifunctional folylpolyglutamate synthase/dihydrofolate synthase, which produces MTYQEALAYLEQASSFGIKPGLERITALMDVLGNPQEDYKIVHVTGTNGKGSVTSYISYALFTSGLRVGRFTSPHLQSYTERIQINDGNITEEAFGELISRVKGAVDTIVSNGIEAPTQFEMLTAAAFLFFKEQGVDYAVVEVGLGGLLDSTNIVTPKVSVITNVTIDHQAYCGDTVEEIARHKAGIIKPKVPVVTAAQDTPLNIIEDVAKKQHAKLYVFNKDFGIDSRSAVTGGQMITVSTNDAAPAMLFTTMAGIHQSVNLACALMAVRLLMKEDTNISEETMREGFARTTWAGRFEVKRGLDRTFIFDGAHNAAGAESFAMTYDELFKDSPKTIVMAILKDKDQEAIIREVVKVGDTVLVVPAPTDRTEVPETLVEMIRRTVPKATAQTADSIEAALALAYKHTKTGDIIAVCGSLYILGDARQWFFHEMSH; this is translated from the coding sequence ATGACATATCAGGAGGCCTTAGCCTATTTGGAGCAGGCATCTTCATTTGGTATTAAACCTGGCCTTGAACGAATTACGGCTCTTATGGATGTGTTAGGGAATCCACAAGAAGATTATAAAATTGTTCATGTTACAGGTACAAATGGTAAGGGCTCGGTTACCTCATATATTTCCTACGCACTGTTTACAAGTGGATTACGGGTGGGGCGATTTACATCGCCTCACCTTCAATCCTATACGGAGCGTATTCAAATTAATGATGGAAATATAACAGAGGAAGCCTTTGGGGAATTAATCAGTCGTGTTAAAGGTGCAGTAGACACTATTGTTAGTAATGGCATAGAAGCGCCTACACAATTTGAAATGCTGACGGCTGCTGCATTCTTGTTCTTTAAAGAACAAGGTGTAGATTATGCTGTGGTAGAAGTCGGATTAGGTGGCTTACTAGACTCTACGAACATCGTTACTCCTAAAGTATCTGTTATTACTAATGTAACAATAGATCATCAAGCATATTGTGGTGATACTGTCGAGGAAATTGCACGCCATAAAGCGGGGATTATTAAACCTAAGGTGCCTGTAGTGACAGCTGCACAAGATACACCTCTTAATATCATTGAGGACGTAGCTAAAAAACAACATGCCAAGCTTTATGTTTTTAATAAAGATTTTGGTATTGATAGCCGCAGCGCTGTAACGGGTGGTCAAATGATTACGGTTAGTACTAACGATGCTGCACCTGCTATGTTGTTTACGACGATGGCTGGCATTCACCAATCTGTAAATCTCGCTTGTGCATTGATGGCGGTACGCCTGTTAATGAAAGAGGATACGAACATCAGTGAAGAAACGATGCGTGAAGGCTTTGCCCGCACTACGTGGGCGGGGCGCTTTGAAGTTAAACGAGGCTTAGATCGTACCTTTATATTTGATGGTGCTCATAATGCGGCAGGGGCTGAGTCTTTTGCCATGACGTATGACGAGTTGTTTAAGGATAGCCCAAAAACGATTGTAATGGCTATTCTTAAAGATAAAGATCAAGAGGCTATTATCCGTGAAGTGGTTAAAGTGGGTGACACAGTGCTCGTTGTGCCCGCACCAACCGATAGAACGGAAGTACCGGAAACCTTGGTTGAAATGATTCGCCGTACTGTACCAAAGGCGACGGCTCAAACTGCAGACTCTATTGAGGCTGCATTAGCATTGGCTTACAAACATACAAAGACTGGTGATATCATTGCTGTATGTGGTTCTTTATATATTCTAGGGGATGCTCGTCAGTGGTTTTTCCATGAGATGAGTCATTGA
- the mmdE gene encoding methylmalonyl-CoA decarboxylase subunit epsilon, whose translation MSNATTTNGKTPSQDVVAVIVGALAAMGYSADQIAHIRPIVSYNWKMEGRLRGNR comes from the coding sequence ATGAGCAATGCTACAACAACTAACGGTAAAACTCCATCTCAAGATGTAGTAGCAGTAATCGTTGGTGCATTAGCGGCAATGGGTTATTCCGCTGATCAAATCGCGCATATCCGTCCAATCGTAAGCTACAATTGGAAAATGGAAGGCCGTTTGCGTGGTAATCGATAA
- a CDS encoding O-antigen ligase family protein: MELSLIPNQKRLTFYIERLIYGVVIAMPLQPMVGDVLLWLAIGLALYDLISSKSLSLPTGYLSWTVMIFVIWTGISSLMSPNWDWSIQSWFYQIVAGGGMYYLVRTYIRTPKQWNYFLRAFLGTAVLVCIIGAYQYIFVPNIHIKEWVDAAQFPKLMRRMASTLQNPNLLGAYLLMVLSVCISYILVYMKENRTREVVTMLIIGVVLFLTMLLTYSRGIWISFAAMILYWAIFVERRLFLSLLVVPLILYFYEGEVASRLWSIFQGHDTSSDLRWALWDSTMYIVRENPIFGIGWNTFYLVYPEYNYYIQGPNVLMYHAHNLYLNILAETGIPGLLSFLAVIVGHVVTSVRLKGDMFRQAAQIGIGALAIGVLFSGLSDFELYSHQVTIVFWQLLGWVGAFVKVQLSTKNHM, translated from the coding sequence ATGGAACTCTCACTCATTCCTAATCAGAAACGACTTACCTTTTATATTGAACGATTAATCTATGGTGTCGTTATTGCGATGCCTCTTCAACCAATGGTGGGAGATGTACTTCTCTGGTTGGCTATAGGTCTAGCATTATATGATTTGATTTCTAGTAAATCATTGAGTTTGCCAACAGGCTATCTATCTTGGACTGTTATGATCTTTGTTATCTGGACAGGTATATCGTCATTAATGTCCCCAAACTGGGATTGGTCAATTCAGAGCTGGTTCTACCAAATTGTAGCGGGTGGGGGCATGTACTATTTAGTTCGTACCTATATCCGAACACCTAAACAGTGGAACTATTTTCTTCGTGCCTTTTTAGGTACAGCCGTTCTTGTATGCATTATTGGGGCCTATCAGTATATATTTGTTCCCAATATACATATAAAAGAATGGGTTGATGCAGCACAATTCCCTAAATTGATGCGTCGAATGGCGTCTACATTGCAAAATCCTAACTTGTTAGGGGCTTATCTATTGATGGTACTAAGTGTATGTATTAGCTATATTCTTGTTTATATGAAAGAGAATCGTACTCGTGAAGTTGTTACAATGCTGATTATTGGTGTTGTATTATTTTTAACGATGTTGTTAACCTATTCGCGTGGTATTTGGATTAGTTTTGCGGCCATGATTCTGTATTGGGCTATTTTCGTAGAACGAAGACTATTCTTATCCTTGTTAGTGGTACCGTTAATTCTATACTTCTATGAAGGGGAAGTTGCTTCGCGACTTTGGTCTATATTCCAAGGTCATGATACGTCATCAGATCTTCGCTGGGCTCTATGGGACAGCACAATGTATATCGTACGAGAAAATCCAATCTTTGGTATTGGGTGGAATACATTCTACTTAGTTTATCCAGAGTATAACTATTACATTCAAGGTCCTAATGTGTTGATGTATCATGCCCATAATTTATATTTAAATATATTGGCTGAAACAGGTATTCCTGGCTTGCTATCATTCCTAGCAGTTATCGTCGGTCATGTTGTTACATCTGTTCGTTTGAAAGGGGATATGTTCCGACAAGCTGCACAGATAGGTATAGGTGCTTTAGCTATCGGAGTTCTTTTTAGTGGATTGTCTGATTTTGAGCTCTATAGCCATCAAGTTACTATTGTTTTTTGGCAGCTCCTTGGTTGGGTTGGGGCCTTTGTGAAAGTACAACTCTCCACGAAGAATCATATGTAA
- the mmdA gene encoding methylmalonyl-CoA decarboxylase subunit alpha encodes MATVQEKIELLHEKLAKVKAGGGEKRVEKQHAQGKMTARERLAKLFDDNSFVELDQFVKHRCVNFGQEKKELPGEGVVTGYGTIDGRLVYAFAQDFTVEGGSLGEMHAAKIVKVQRLAMKMGAPIVGINDSGGARIQEAVDALAGYGKIFFENTNASGVIPQISVIMGPCAGGAVYSPALTDFIYMVKNTSQMFVTGPAVIKSVTGEEVTAEDLGGAMAHNSVSGVAHFAAENEDDCIAQIRYLLGFLPSNNMEDAPLVDTGDDPTREDESLNSLLPDNSNMPYDMKDVIAATVDNGEYYEVQPFYATNIITCFARFDGQSVGIIANQPKVMAGCLDINASDKSSRFIRFCDAFNIPIVNFVDVPGFLPGTNQEWGGIIRHGAKMLYAYSEATVPKITVITRKAYGGSYLAMCSQDLGADQVYAWPTSEIAVMGPAGAANIIFKKDEDKDAKTAKYVEEFATPYKAAERGFVDVVIEPKQTRPAVINALAMLASKRENRAPKKHGNIPL; translated from the coding sequence ATGGCAACAGTGCAGGAAAAAATCGAGTTATTGCACGAAAAACTAGCTAAAGTTAAAGCTGGTGGCGGTGAAAAACGCGTTGAGAAACAACATGCTCAAGGTAAAATGACTGCTCGCGAACGCTTGGCTAAATTGTTCGATGATAATTCCTTCGTTGAACTTGATCAATTTGTTAAACATCGTTGTGTTAACTTCGGTCAAGAAAAGAAAGAATTACCAGGCGAAGGTGTAGTAACAGGTTATGGTACTATCGATGGTCGTTTAGTATATGCATTCGCACAAGATTTCACTGTAGAAGGTGGCTCTCTTGGTGAAATGCATGCTGCTAAAATCGTTAAAGTACAACGTTTAGCAATGAAAATGGGTGCTCCTATTGTTGGTATCAACGATTCTGGCGGTGCTCGTATTCAAGAAGCAGTAGATGCCCTTGCTGGTTACGGTAAAATTTTCTTTGAAAATACAAATGCATCTGGTGTTATTCCACAAATTTCCGTAATCATGGGTCCATGTGCAGGCGGTGCTGTATATTCTCCAGCATTGACTGACTTCATCTACATGGTTAAAAATACTTCTCAAATGTTCGTCACTGGTCCTGCAGTAATCAAATCTGTAACTGGTGAAGAAGTAACTGCTGAAGATCTTGGTGGTGCAATGGCTCACAACTCCGTGTCTGGTGTTGCTCACTTTGCAGCTGAAAATGAAGATGATTGTATCGCTCAAATTCGTTACTTATTAGGCTTCTTGCCATCCAACAATATGGAAGATGCTCCATTGGTAGATACTGGTGACGATCCAACTCGTGAGGATGAAAGCTTGAATAGCTTGTTGCCAGATAACAGTAACATGCCTTACGATATGAAAGATGTTATCGCAGCTACTGTAGATAATGGCGAATACTATGAAGTACAACCATTCTATGCTACAAATATCATTACTTGCTTCGCTCGTTTTGATGGTCAATCCGTTGGTATCATTGCTAACCAACCAAAAGTAATGGCTGGTTGCTTGGACATTAACGCTTCTGACAAATCTTCCCGTTTCATCCGTTTCTGTGATGCTTTCAATATTCCAATCGTTAACTTTGTTGACGTTCCTGGTTTCTTGCCTGGCACAAATCAAGAATGGGGCGGTATCATTCGTCATGGTGCTAAAATGTTATATGCTTACTCTGAAGCTACAGTACCAAAAATTACTGTTATCACTCGTAAAGCATATGGCGGTTCCTACCTCGCTATGTGTTCCCAAGATTTAGGCGCAGACCAAGTATATGCTTGGCCTACATCCGAAATCGCTGTAATGGGTCCTGCTGGTGCAGCTAATATCATCTTCAAGAAAGACGAAGATAAAGATGCTAAAACAGCTAAATATGTAGAAGAGTTTGCGACTCCTTACAAAGCTGCCGAACGTGGCTTCGTAGATGTTGTAATCGAACCTAAACAAACTCGTCCAGCAGTTATCAACGCTTTGGCAATGCTTGCAAGTAAACGCGAAAACCGTGCTCCAAAGAAACATGGTAATATTCCATTATAA